Part of the Sporomusa termitida genome, TAGTGTCCATACTCCAGACACCACAGGGGCAAATGCCGGCACAGATACCGCAGCCGATGCATTTATTCGGGTCAGACATATATTCTGCTCCCGCTTGGCCGGGTATTCGGGTAATTGCGTTTTCCGGACAAGACTTCAGACACATATGACAATCACGGCAAGTACCACAGCTGATACAGCGGTTATAATCATTATTGGCTTCAGGCACATCACAACTATGACATTTCTTGAAATAGGCCGTGCTCATCCTGTCAGGAGAAATCTTCGTCTTTTGGACAGCAGTATAACTGCTGTTCCCCAGGTAAGCATTGGCGGCAAGTGCCGCCTGGCGGCCAGCTCCGATGGCATCTACCAGCCTGCCCGGGCGAATGGTGTCGCCGGCAATAAAGATACCGGCGCCAACACTATAATCAGGAGCCGGCTGTAGACAACCGCGGTCAAAGGCAAAATCGGCAGGCAGGAAGCCAAGATCCGGGGTCTCGCCGATTGAGATGATGACAGTATCGCCTTTAATCAGCTGTCCGTCCTGAGTGATAATCCCTTCAGCTGTTACCTCTTTAGTAAATACCGGCCAGAGAATCTCCCCCCCCAGGGCCTGCACATGGGCAAGCTCATGGGCAAAGGCCGCCGGCCGTTGAACGTCAATACAGGTCACCTGCTCGGCCCCCAGGCTGTAGGCGCCGACCGCGACATCCATCCCGGAGTTGCCGCAGCCAATTACAATGACTTTCTTCCCAATACCAGGACGTTCACCCCGGTTTATCGCTTTGAGGAAATCCAACCCCTTGACCAGGCGTTCGTGGCCGGGCCAGGAGATCACCTTCGTAATATGAGCACCGGTGGTAACGATCACTGCATCATAGCTGGCTTTTATTGAGGAAAACTTTTTTTGGTCAACCGCTACGCCTGTTTTAATCGCAACCCCCATTTTTTCAATCCTGGCAATCTCCCGCGCCAAGGTTGCCTGTGGCAGACGCGTGCGGGGAATAACCTGCTCCATTTTGCCGCCGGCTTTGGCATCAGCTTCAAATACCGTTACCTCATGCCCTAGCCGGGCCAGCTGCCAGGCAGCAGTCAGGCCGGCCGCACCGCCGCCAATAACAGCGACCTGCTTGCCTGTCTTAACTTCAGCCCGCGCCAGATCCGCTTCAGCCGAATAACTGCCCAATTTACCGATTTGCGCTGAGATATCAACAGCCTTCCGGGTACAATCATCCATACATAAGTTCGGACATACCGAGCCGCATACCGAGCCGGGAAACGGCGTATATTCGAGCACCAGCCGATAGGCTTCATCAATCTTGCCGTC contains:
- a CDS encoding FAD-dependent oxidoreductase, whose protein sequence is MFKINTIDGNKRMSTQDLLESVNAALAQGETEFHIEAAGQHDIGGPLWHPEGKPLKFIVRNAGQRVGSMCLPGTEIIVEGSASADVGWLNAGGRIIVKGDGGDTTAHCAAAGSIYVGGRAGTRSGSLMKHDPLYEAPEFWVLKNVGSFAFEFMGGGIAVVCGYDSDQFASVLGDRACTGMVGGIVYFRGRAQGISAKDTKILTLNADDISYLDGKMDDFLTAIGRQEIRSQLTVWSEWQKVVPLSYDERPKRANTNLNAFRTGTWVPGSIFGDVCDDDFAVIGAIATGVYRRRVPVWENAKYSAPCEFNCTASIPSQQRFNLLRDGKIDEAYRLVLEYTPFPGSVCGSVCPNLCMDDCTRKAVDISAQIGKLGSYSAEADLARAEVKTGKQVAVIGGGAAGLTAAWQLARLGHEVTVFEADAKAGGKMEQVIPRTRLPQATLAREIARIEKMGVAIKTGVAVDQKKFSSIKASYDAVIVTTGAHITKVISWPGHERLVKGLDFLKAINRGERPGIGKKVIVIGCGNSGMDVAVGAYSLGAEQVTCIDVQRPAAFAHELAHVQALGGEILWPVFTKEVTAEGIITQDGQLIKGDTVIISIGETPDLGFLPADFAFDRGCLQPAPDYSVGAGIFIAGDTIRPGRLVDAIGAGRQAALAANAYLGNSSYTAVQKTKISPDRMSTAYFKKCHSCDVPEANNDYNRCISCGTCRDCHMCLKSCPENAITRIPGQAGAEYMSDPNKCIGCGICAGICPCGVWSMDTNGEPIQFYR